One Gemmatimonadota bacterium DNA window includes the following coding sequences:
- a CDS encoding helix-turn-helix transcriptional regulator: MIYREFETHAVLAPYVQLVWMMESEHEDDHAPRSLIVPDGIVEIVFHYGDPWITTVAGGRRLVQPRSFAVSQMRKYIEIESNGRTGFVSVRFYPWGAYHFFDNPVHSFLDDMVSTAALWPVHYEEMTEKLHVAAGGAGVASSTGGADGAGLASVVQGFLLDRLEEHYKDDVALDEAVKLIRSTGGQLSVEEVGERVGLSRKQLERKFVATVGTTPKTFARISRFLNICHHLDRYRDSTLTRLAHECGYFDQAHFIREFNAFTGFTPKAFFAKNNVKFAEL; the protein is encoded by the coding sequence ATGATCTATCGGGAATTCGAAACGCACGCCGTTCTCGCGCCTTACGTTCAACTCGTATGGATGATGGAGTCCGAGCACGAGGACGACCACGCGCCCAGGTCGCTCATCGTTCCGGACGGCATAGTGGAGATCGTCTTCCATTACGGCGATCCGTGGATCACGACGGTGGCGGGCGGGAGGCGATTGGTCCAGCCGCGGAGCTTCGCGGTCTCCCAGATGCGCAAGTATATCGAAATCGAGTCCAACGGCCGGACCGGCTTCGTGTCGGTGCGCTTCTATCCGTGGGGCGCCTACCACTTTTTCGACAACCCAGTTCACAGTTTTCTGGATGATATGGTGAGCACGGCGGCCCTATGGCCGGTGCATTACGAGGAAATGACGGAGAAACTACACGTGGCGGCAGGCGGCGCGGGCGTTGCGAGCAGCACGGGCGGTGCAGACGGCGCGGGCCTCGCCTCTGTCGTGCAGGGGTTCCTGCTGGACCGACTGGAGGAGCATTACAAGGATGACGTAGCGCTAGACGAGGCGGTCAAGCTCATCCGGTCCACGGGCGGGCAACTGTCTGTCGAAGAGGTCGGTGAACGCGTCGGTCTCTCAAGAAAGCAGTTGGAAAGGAAGTTCGTGGCTACGGTCGGCACGACGCCGAAGACCTTCGCCCGCATCAGCCGGTTTCTAAACATCTGCCATCATCTGGACAGGTACCGGGACAGTACGCTGACCCGACTGGCCCACGAATGCGGGTACTTCGACCAGGCCCATTTCATCCGGGAATTCAATGCCTTTACCGGGTTTACCCCGAAGGCGTTCTTCGCTAAAAACAACGTGAAATTCGCGGAACTTTAG
- a CDS encoding VOC family protein — protein sequence MANPPPARWLTVRRPIVKLVPYLAFNGQCEEALEFYRNCLGGSVVNLSHYSKDQDIGMDIPDHMVGKAMHMSIQFGDNMLMGSDHIETVPSDTNISLSIDFASVDEQEQAFNAMSAGGEVTMPLQDTFWGARFGMITDKFGTNWMFNCHLDTQEQPS from the coding sequence CTGGCGAACCCGCCACCCGCTCGGTGGCTTACCGTAAGGAGACCTATCGTGAAACTGGTACCCTATCTGGCATTTAACGGTCAATGCGAGGAGGCACTCGAGTTTTACCGGAACTGTCTGGGCGGTTCAGTCGTGAATCTGAGTCACTACAGCAAAGACCAGGACATCGGCATGGATATCCCCGACCACATGGTGGGAAAGGCCATGCACATGTCCATCCAGTTCGGAGACAACATGCTCATGGGTTCGGACCATATTGAAACGGTCCCTTCGGACACCAACATCTCGCTTTCGATCGACTTCGCGAGCGTGGATGAACAGGAGCAGGCATTCAACGCCATGTCCGCCGGCGGCGAGGTGACCATGCCGTTGCAGGATACCTTCTGGGGTGCTCGTTTCGGAATGATCACGGACAAATTCGGCACAAACTGGATGTTCAATTGTCACCTGGATACACAGGAGCAGCCGTCATGA